The DNA segment GGTGGGAAACAGCCTGACTGAGTACCCTCAACAAGCCGACAATCTGACCGCTCTGATCCGCACTGATAAGGAAATATACAAACCAAACAATGTGAGCGTGATCTCCATAACTCCCCTTGTCGCTTTTCCTGGAGCCAAACCTTTCTTTCATGTTTTCGTTAAAGCAAGCACTCATGAAGCCAAAGCCAAAAAATGGCGCATTGCCGCGCTTTTCATCTTCGGTTCCCTTTTCTGCATCTGTCTCACCTCAGCCGTCATTATCGACTATACCCGTCGCAGGGTGACCCGCCCACTGCGAGAACTCAAACAAGTGGCCGATGCCCTTCGCCTGGACGGACGAGGATTTTCCTTCCCCGTAGATCGGGACGACGAAATAGGTGACCTGGCCAAAAGCTTTGACGCCATGCAAACCGCCATCGAACGAACTATCAAGGAACTGAAAGAAGCCAACAAGGTCATCAGTCAACGGGAACAGCGACTTGCGGCGTTTATCAAGGCCATGCCCGACATTATGTTCGTTCTCGACATGGATGGCCGCTATGAAGACATCTATACACCGGAGGAAACCCTTCTTTACAAGGACACTCTCGAACTCAAAGGGCAGTTGATGCATGAGGTTCTCCCCACACCCAGTGCTGATAAATTTCTCGAAATCATCCATGAATGTATTGAGACAGGCACGGTACAAACACTGGAATATGAACTGCCGCTTCAGACCGGTAACACGTGGTTTGAAGCGCGCATTTCACGCATTGGTGATAAATCTGAGGTACAGGGAACGGTCTGGCTGGTTCGAGATATCACATATCGGAAAGATATGGAGCAGCGACTCACCAAGGCCAAAGACGATGCAGAACAGGTCAGCCAACGGCTTCGGGAACTGGATGAGACCAAATCCACTCTGGTTTCTTCCGTGTCACATGAACTGCGCACCCCGCTCACATCATTGCTGGGATTCTCCAAATTGATCCTCAAAAATTTTGCCAATCATTTTTGGCCCCTGGCCAAGGACAACCCCAAACTCCTGACCAAAGGTTCACAAATCGTCGAAAATCTTAATATTCTCATTCACGAAGGAAATCGATTAACCCGGCTTATCAATGACGTTTTGGACCTGAATAAAATCGAAATGGGCTACACTGAATGGAATGACCAGAAGGTTCACCCTACCGAATTGATCCACATGGCTGCACAATCCGCCAGCGGTCAATTCGACAACAACCCTCAACTCGAACTGCTCACACAGACTGACGAGGATTTACCTGATATCACTGTGGATATTGACCGTCTGCTTCAGGTGTTGCTCAACTTACTGACTAATGCGGCCAAATTCACAGCCAAAGGATCGGTAACCCTCTCTGCCCATCGCCCACGCCCAGACACCATTCGATTTGAGGTCAGTGACACCGGACCGGGCATCCCCTTTCATGAACAGGAGCGTATTTTTGAAATATTCCACCAAGCCGGGCATGTCGGCCCGGCTGACGACAAGCCCAATGGCGCAGGACTGGGTTTGGCCATAAGCAGGGACATCATCAACCATTACCATGGCACCATATGGGTCGAATCAAAATCCGGTGAAGGTGCCACTTTTATTATCGAACTGCCCCTCACATAGGAACCTGTGCACTTTCTGTCTTCCTGTTGACACTAAAATTGCACAAATGCACAAGACAAAACACACCACAGTCACTTTAACATACCGTCATTACTCGATTACTTCCTTGGCACGCCACATGCAAATGTGAAGTAAAAGACAAGGAAAGCAACAATGACACTCTTCAATACTTTCAGCACATGGTGTACTGGTTCAGGATTCGGGCATGGCTCTGGGTGGGGCATGAGCGGATATTCCCCTTTTCATATGGGTGGTTTATTTCAAATACTTCTCATCGGTCTGGTTGTTTTTTTGGCAGTCAGGGTACTCCGCAAGCCCCCTGTCGCCACGTCGGGTTCCCTCTCTCCGCTCGACACGCTCAAAAGCAGATATGCCGAGGGTAAAATAGACAAGCAGACCTATGATCGCATGAAACACGAACTCCGTTAGCTCAGCGCGATACTCGTGTCCTCTCCGTAACAGAGAAGCCCCTACCGGATGGTCCGGCAGGGGCTTCTCGTGTTTATAGCCATGTTGAGAATTACAATGTAATCGCTCTTTTCAACCGAGCCAGAGTTTGCTCTTTCCCAAGCGCAATCATGGTCTCGAACAAACCAGGAGACTGTGTCTTACCGACGATAGCCACACGAATAGGCTGAGCAATGGCCTTGAACTTTATGTCTTTATCCTCCAAGAACTGCCGATGCAAATCCTCCAGTGACTTCTCGGAATACTCTTCCAGAGCTTCCATCCGTTCAAGAATTTCCGACAGCAAAGCTCGGGTCTCCTCGGTCAGGAATTTTTCCACTGCTTTGTCGTCGTATGGCAAAGCCGATGCATCCACGATGAACGGTTGAGCCTGTTCCAGCATATCAATCACTGATTTGGCACGAGTCTGCAAGAGAGGAACGATCCGTAAGAAAGTCGCCTTGTCAACAGCTTTCGCTGCTTCTTCTCCCACCTCGCGAATGTGAAATTCATGCAGCAGATCGGCGATTCTCTCCGGGGCTGCTTCCTGCATATATTGACCATTCACCCATTCGAACTTGGTCAGATCAAACACCGACGGTGATTTGCCGAGATTGTCAGTGCTGAATAACCGGACCATCTCATCCATGCTGAACAGTTCCTGATCTCCATGCGACCATCCAAGCCGTGCCAAATAGTTGCACACAGCCTCAGGCAGATAGCCCATCTTCTCATACTCCATCACCGACAGCGCACCATGACGTTTGGACAGCTTTTTCTTGTCCGGTCCCAAAATCATCGGAACATGACCGAATTGCGGCACCTCCCACCCCAGAGCCTTGTAAATCAGAATCTGGCGCGGTGTATTGTTCACATGGTCATCACCACGCATAACCGTGTTCACACCCATATCATGGTCGTCAACCACCACGGCCAGGTTATAGGTCGGAGTTCCATCGCTCCGGCGCAAGATCATATCGTCCATCTCCACATTCTCCACGCTGATATGCCCCTTGACCATGTCGACATATCCGGTCGCGCCGTCCTGTGGAGTTTTCAGACGAACAACGCCCTCTTTCAGCCCCATGGCCCGACATGTCCCATCATACTTGGGTTTCCGACCTTCCTGCATGGCCCTCTCCCGCATGGCATCCACATCTTCCTTGGAACATTGGCAATAATAGGCATGCCCTGCATCCAGGAGCTGATCGATAACTTCATTATGCCTTTCCATACGGGAAGACTGAAATACAATCTCGCCATCGTGTTCCAGCCCCAGCCATTTCATGGAATCTATAATCGCATCCGTTGCCGCCTGAGTGGACCGCTCCCGGTCCGTGTCCTCAATGCGAAGGCGAAATTCTCCACCAGCAGCACGAGCCAGCAACCAGGAAAATAGCGCAGTACGAGCACCACCAATATGCAAATACCCCGTCGGGCTTGGTGCAAATCGAGAAACAATCTTCGTCATGACAAATATCTCCTTATATGCCGGTTTTTGCCTCCGGCGGCTCAAGAAACCTTTTGAAAAAGGGTTTCTTGAGAATCTTCCAAAACTTCTTAGTGCGCTTCGCGGGGCGCTCCGGCCACAGCCTGACATTCATTGGATCGAAACATCAGAGTTCATATCTTACCGGTTCGTCAAATATAAATAACATCAGTTTTTTTTGCCTCAATCAATCTTCAAGTGATGTTGAAGAATGGCCTCCGGCGGCTCAAAAAGCCTTTTGAAAAAGGGTTTCTTGAGAATCTTCCAAAACTTCATAGTGCGCTTCGCGGAGCGCTCCGGTCACAGCCTGACATTCATTGGATCGAAACATCAAGGCCAGCTTCCATATTCCCCCAGGACACCGGGACTTCACTTACCCGCACACATGTGCAGAGAAAAAATTTAGGAGAGAGGGGATGGGGGGGAAGGGGAGAGAGGGAAGCCCTTTACAAAGGGTTCCCTCTCTCCCCTTCCCCCCATCTGCCGAAAACAGACACAAAAATATCACTGTAATCTAATCAACGGCTTCAACGCCTTTGGCTTCAGCAACTTCCTTGAGAACAATCCGCTCGATGCCGTTCTTGAGCGTCATCTGGGACATGGGGCATCCTTTGCAGGCTCCGGTGAGTCGAACCTGAACAATACCGGATTTGGTAACGTCCACAAGTTCGACGTCGCCACCATCGCTTTGCAACATGGGACGAACTTTTTCCAGCACAGCTTGAACTTTTTCATAAAGCATAATTTTCTTCCTTGAGGTCTTTTGGATGGAGAGAAGTACGGTTTTGCCCTGAGCATGTCAATTCAGGCTATTGGGGGATCAGAATCCCGAACGCCTCGTCCAGTTCTTCATCAAGATCTTCGATCATCTCATCAATTCTGTCAGGGGTCAGCCCCATGGATGCCCATATTTTCGGATTGGGCGGCTGCACGAAAAATTCACCACTGGAGCCGACACCCAGTCCGGTGGCAATGGTTTCGGCGCAATGAACCAGAGCGGGTTCATCCTCCTTGAGATTTTCCTTGGGTGTATGATGTTCGATCACGGCAGAAACGAGGACAAAGGGGAAATTCCATTTACGGAGCAACATCCCTCCCAGCGTGGCATGGTCGAATCCCAATAATTTTTTCTCCTGTTCCCACAGCAGAATATCCTTGCTTCTGGCATGAGACAGAACTGCGACGGCCCTTTCCGGCTCAGCCTGAAGCAGGATGAGTTGGCCTATGTCATGGAGAAGTCCGGCGACAAAAGCGCGCTCGGGATCTCCCTTGCCCGTGATGCGACACAGCCGACGTGCGATAAGGCCACATGTGACAGAATGCTTCCAGAACAATTCCATGTCCAGGACCTCGGCGGGGATGTCCTTGAACAAAGAAAGCACCGATGTTCCCACGGCCAGAGTGGAAAGCTGGTTGACACCGACCACAGTGACTGCACGGGAGATTGTATCAATCTGCATGGGGAGACTATAAAAAGCGGAATTGACCATCCGCAACAGAAAAGCAGTTAGGCTCGGGTCCTGACTGATGATATTCGCAAGATCATCAGCCGAAGTGGCATCGGCATTGATGGCCTGCTGCAACTCCAAAAAGGCTTGAGGCAATGAAGGAAGTTGATGCTCTTTTCTCAGGATATCCAGAGGATCAAGCGGTTCAATCAACGGAAGCGCTTCCTCTGACGGGGAATATGCGTAATGCTGGGGATTGAGAGCCATGTCATGAGCCACAAATCGCGCACCATGACGGGCCAGCCGTTTGATGGAATCATCGGGATTTTTGACGAACTTAAAACGTCTGGTCAGAAGTTTTTTTGCCGCCTCCAAGAATTCCGGGGCGACATCCATCGTATTTCCGTTGGCATCCGTATGTTCGGCCATGAGGTGATCCTATATCAGTTTGAAGCAGACAGCTTTCATGACTCTAAAAGAAAACAACAGGAAGCAAAAGGGGTTTATGACAAAAAAGCGTCGCTGAAAGTGGGAATCATTTGAAAATTCCCGGACTGAAATGAGGATTGTTTTCCTTTTCGTGAATGACTGTTGTCATGGGACCATGCCCGGAATAGATACGGGTGGCATCTGGCAGAATAAAGAGGCGCGAACGGATGGACCCGATCAATTCCGGCCCGGAGCCACGAGGGAGGTCTGTTCGCCCCACCGCGATCATGAAAATAAGGTCTCCCACAAAAACGCATTGGGCAGCGGGGAAGAAAAAAGAAAGACTTCCCGGAGTGTGTCCGGGGGTATCGAGAACCAGCATGGGCTGACCGAGTACAGTTCGCGCACCAGGCCCGACTGGCTGAAAGTCGAAATCGATATGGGAAACAAATTCCCGAAGCCCCCCGGCCTCAAGAGATATTTCTTTGAGAAAATCATCCTGCCCGCTGGCGTGAACAGGCACATCAAAACGGGAGAGCACCTCTTTGACGCCGCCTATATGGTCAAGATGAAAATGCGTGAGGTAGATGGCTTTCAGATCAAAGCCTTTTTCCTCTATCCTCCTAACAAGACGCTGAGGAGCCACCCCGACGTCAATAACCACCGCTTCATCCCCGACACTGAGTAAGTAACAGTTCGTTTCATCAGGGCCAAGAACGAAGGTCTCTATGGTCAATCTTTTGGGCATACAGGATCCTAGCGGCGCGTCAATCCGAATTTCTTGAGCTTGTACTGGAGAGTTCGCCGACTGATCCCAAGAGCATCTGCCGTACGTTCCCGATGGTTTCCATTTTCTTCCAAGGCCCGCATGATTGCCAACTTCTCGGCTTCCTCCAAAGAAGCAGGGGTGCTGACCATCGGAGACAGGATCTCCGGCTCAATACCACTTGTCATATCCAAAGCGGCCTCGCGGGCTCCTGCCACCTGAGGGGGGAGGAGATCGGGACCAAGGGCATCTGACCGGGAAAGAATCAGCGCACGTTCGAGAACATTCTCCAGCTCACGCACATTCCCCGGCCAATCATATCCGGACAAGGCATCGAGAAATGCGGGAGTCACGGTTCGAATGATCTTGTTGTTCTTGTTTCCGAGGCGACGCAACAAAAAGCTGACCAACAGAGGAAGGTCCTCCTTGCGTTCGCACAGAGGAGGGATACGAATCTCAAGCACGGCGAGTCGATAAAAAAGATCCTCACGGAATCGTCCGGCAGCAACCTCGGCCTTGAGATTCCGGTTTGTCGCGGCGATAATGCGCGTGTCCACCTTGACGGTCTTCACCGATCCCAGAGGTTCAATGGTCTTTTCCTGCAAGGCGCGCAACAGTTTCGCCTGAAGTGCAGCAGGCATCTCACCTATTTCATCGAGAAACAGCGTTCCGCCGTCAGCCAGTTGAAAACGTCCGGGCTTATCCTTGACAGCCCCGGTAAATGCACCTTTCTCATATCCAAAGAGTTCGCTTTCGAGGAGGTCGTCAGGCAGCGCCGCGCAGTTGACCTTGATCAACGGTCGATTGCTCCGGTTACTCGCCCGGTGCAGTCCTTCGGCCACCAGTTCCTTACCTGTTCCTGATTGGCCGAGAATAAGCACCGTCGCCTCACTGGGACCGGCTTGACCGATGAGATCACGTACCCGTTCGATACCGGGGCTGGCCCCGATAAAGTCCGGCTCGCCACCGACCTGAGCCTTGAGGCGGATATTTTCCTTGATCAACGTGTGATATTCGTAGGCCTTGCCCATCACGGCAACGAGTTCATCATTGTCGGCAGGCTTGGTCAGATAGTCGAATGCACCCTTTTTCATGGCATCCACCGCACTGCCTACACTCCCGAACGCCGTGAGCAACACAACGGGCATACCAGGCCTACGCACCTGAAATTCCTTGAGCAGCTGCATCCCATCCATGCCGGGCATTTTCATATCCACCATGGCAACATCAGGGTACGTGTCGGATTCGGCTTCCTCGGCCAGCACGCTCAAAGCACGCTCACCAGAGTCTGCTTCAAGGACAGTCCAGCCGTCATCTTCCAGCACGGCCCGCACCATCAATCTGTGGCCCGGTTCATCATCCACGATCAAGACTATTCTATTGTCCATATGTACTCCGGTTCCTTCTGAACATTTCAAACCAATCACGGC comes from the Pseudodesulfovibrio piezophilus C1TLV30 genome and includes:
- a CDS encoding HDOD domain-containing protein, whose amino-acid sequence is MAEHTDANGNTMDVAPEFLEAAKKLLTRRFKFVKNPDDSIKRLARHGARFVAHDMALNPQHYAYSPSEEALPLIEPLDPLDILRKEHQLPSLPQAFLELQQAINADATSADDLANIISQDPSLTAFLLRMVNSAFYSLPMQIDTISRAVTVVGVNQLSTLAVGTSVLSLFKDIPAEVLDMELFWKHSVTCGLIARRLCRITGKGDPERAFVAGLLHDIGQLILLQAEPERAVAVLSHARSKDILLWEQEKKLLGFDHATLGGMLLRKWNFPFVLVSAVIEHHTPKENLKEDEPALVHCAETIATGLGVGSSGEFFVQPPNPKIWASMGLTPDRIDEMIEDLDEELDEAFGILIPQ
- a CDS encoding NifU family protein → MLYEKVQAVLEKVRPMLQSDGGDVELVDVTKSGIVQVRLTGACKGCPMSQMTLKNGIERIVLKEVAEAKGVEAVD
- the gltX gene encoding glutamate--tRNA ligase; protein product: MTKIVSRFAPSPTGYLHIGGARTALFSWLLARAAGGEFRLRIEDTDRERSTQAATDAIIDSMKWLGLEHDGEIVFQSSRMERHNEVIDQLLDAGHAYYCQCSKEDVDAMRERAMQEGRKPKYDGTCRAMGLKEGVVRLKTPQDGATGYVDMVKGHISVENVEMDDMILRRSDGTPTYNLAVVVDDHDMGVNTVMRGDDHVNNTPRQILIYKALGWEVPQFGHVPMILGPDKKKLSKRHGALSVMEYEKMGYLPEAVCNYLARLGWSHGDQELFSMDEMVRLFSTDNLGKSPSVFDLTKFEWVNGQYMQEAAPERIADLLHEFHIREVGEEAAKAVDKATFLRIVPLLQTRAKSVIDMLEQAQPFIVDASALPYDDKAVEKFLTEETRALLSEILERMEALEEYSEKSLEDLHRQFLEDKDIKFKAIAQPIRVAIVGKTQSPGLFETMIALGKEQTLARLKRAITL
- a CDS encoding MBL fold metallo-hydrolase, with translation MPKRLTIETFVLGPDETNCYLLSVGDEAVVIDVGVAPQRLVRRIEEKGFDLKAIYLTHFHLDHIGGVKEVLSRFDVPVHASGQDDFLKEISLEAGGLREFVSHIDFDFQPVGPGARTVLGQPMLVLDTPGHTPGSLSFFFPAAQCVFVGDLIFMIAVGRTDLPRGSGPELIGSIRSRLFILPDATRIYSGHGPMTTVIHEKENNPHFSPGIFK
- a CDS encoding SHOCT domain-containing protein; protein product: MTLFNTFSTWCTGSGFGHGSGWGMSGYSPFHMGGLFQILLIGLVVFLAVRVLRKPPVATSGSLSPLDTLKSRYAEGKIDKQTYDRMKHELR
- a CDS encoding ATP-binding protein encodes the protein MHVYKKSLIFNIGTVVLLVEFLVLVSLGLFYIERFSWEIDRNLEASVRLPGQLMNKQLLKYESVSDIGVMQDLVGNEFLDAMVIGSDGRIYYAFDQSMVGNSLTEYPQQADNLTALIRTDKEIYKPNNVSVISITPLVAFPGAKPFFHVFVKASTHEAKAKKWRIAALFIFGSLFCICLTSAVIIDYTRRRVTRPLRELKQVADALRLDGRGFSFPVDRDDEIGDLAKSFDAMQTAIERTIKELKEANKVISQREQRLAAFIKAMPDIMFVLDMDGRYEDIYTPEETLLYKDTLELKGQLMHEVLPTPSADKFLEIIHECIETGTVQTLEYELPLQTGNTWFEARISRIGDKSEVQGTVWLVRDITYRKDMEQRLTKAKDDAEQVSQRLRELDETKSTLVSSVSHELRTPLTSLLGFSKLILKNFANHFWPLAKDNPKLLTKGSQIVENLNILIHEGNRLTRLINDVLDLNKIEMGYTEWNDQKVHPTELIHMAAQSASGQFDNNPQLELLTQTDEDLPDITVDIDRLLQVLLNLLTNAAKFTAKGSVTLSAHRPRPDTIRFEVSDTGPGIPFHEQERIFEIFHQAGHVGPADDKPNGAGLGLAISRDIINHYHGTIWVESKSGEGATFIIELPLT
- a CDS encoding sigma-54-dependent transcriptional regulator, which produces MDNRIVLIVDDEPGHRLMVRAVLEDDGWTVLEADSGERALSVLAEEAESDTYPDVAMVDMKMPGMDGMQLLKEFQVRRPGMPVVLLTAFGSVGSAVDAMKKGAFDYLTKPADNDELVAVMGKAYEYHTLIKENIRLKAQVGGEPDFIGASPGIERVRDLIGQAGPSEATVLILGQSGTGKELVAEGLHRASNRSNRPLIKVNCAALPDDLLESELFGYEKGAFTGAVKDKPGRFQLADGGTLFLDEIGEMPAALQAKLLRALQEKTIEPLGSVKTVKVDTRIIAATNRNLKAEVAAGRFREDLFYRLAVLEIRIPPLCERKEDLPLLVSFLLRRLGNKNNKIIRTVTPAFLDALSGYDWPGNVRELENVLERALILSRSDALGPDLLPPQVAGAREAALDMTSGIEPEILSPMVSTPASLEEAEKLAIMRALEENGNHRERTADALGISRRTLQYKLKKFGLTRR